A genomic window from Quercus lobata isolate SW786 chromosome 10, ValleyOak3.0 Primary Assembly, whole genome shotgun sequence includes:
- the LOC115965775 gene encoding uncharacterized protein LOC115965775 isoform X1, translating into MVSNNSKNTETIKFLCSYGGKILPRYTDGTLRYAGGLTRVLTVDRSISFTELMVKLGEFCGSSVNLRCQLPTGDLETLISITFDEDLANVIEEYDRASSLSMNNRPLKIRAVLSPPKSLKQISPPQTPPESLRNSPSYRFAPRTYSSPAGYSIGARNCYRKSYPYSRQVQEYPRFSKIYTH; encoded by the exons ATGGTGTCCAACAACAGCAAAAACACAGAGACCATCAAATTCCTCTGCAGTTATGGCGGGAAAATCCTCCCTCGCTACACCGACGGCACGCTCCGCTACGCCGGCGGCCTTACACGTGTCCTCACCGTCGATCGCTCTATTTCTTTCACAG AGTTGATGGTGAAGCTCGGAGAGTTCTGTGGCTCATCGGTGAATCTCCGGTGTCAATTGCCGACCGGAGATTTGGAAACCCTAATTTCGATCACTTTCGACGAGGACTTGGCGAATGTTATCGAAGAGTACGATCGCGCTTCTTCTTTGTCGATGAACAACCGTCCTTTGAAGATCAGAGCCGTGCTCTCGCCGCCGAAATCTCTCAAACAAATCTCTCCTCCTCAAACTCCCCCCGAATCCTTGAGAAACTCTCCCTCCTACCGATTCGCTCCCCGGACTTACTCGTCGCCGGCCGGTTACTCCATCGGCGCTCGGAATTGCTACCGGAAAAGCTACCCGTATAGCCGCCAAGTTCAGGAGTATCCTAGGTTTTCGAAGATTTACACACATTGA
- the LOC115965775 gene encoding uncharacterized protein LOC115965775 isoform X2, whose product MVSNNSKNTETIKFLCSYGGKILPRYTDGTLRYAGGLTRVLTVDRSISFTELMVKLGEFCGSSVNLRCQLPTGDLETLISITFDEDLANVIEEYDRASSLSMNNRPLKIRAVLSPPKSLKQISPPQTPPESLRNSPSYRFAPRTYSSPAGYSIGARNCYRKSYPYSRQVQEYPRFSKIYTH is encoded by the exons ATGGTGTCCAACAACAGCAAAAACACAGAGACCATCAAATTCCTCTGCAGTTATGGCGGGAAAATCCTCCCTCGCTACACCGACGGCACGCTCCGCTACGCCGGCGGCCTTACACGTGTCCTCACCGTCGATCGCTCTATTTCTTTCACAG AGTTGATGGTGAAGCTCGGAGAGTTCTGTGGCTCATCGGTGAATCTCCGGTGTCAATTGCCGACCGGAGATTTGGAAACCCTAATTTCGATCACTTTCGACGAGGACTTGGCGAATGTTATCGAAGAGTACGATCGCGCTTCTTCTTTGTCGATGAACAACCGTCCTTTGAAGATCAGAGCCGTGCTCTCGCCGCCGAAATCTCTCAAACAAATCTCTCCTCCTCAAACTCCCCCCGAATCCTTGAGAAACTCTCCCTCCTACCGATTCGCTCCCCGGACTTACTCGTCGCCGGCCGGTTACTCCATCGGCGCTCGGAATTGCTACCGGAAAAGCTACCCGTATAGCCGCCAAGTTCAGGAGTATCCTAGGTTTTCGAAG